One stretch of Lysobacter sp. TY2-98 DNA includes these proteins:
- a CDS encoding TolC family protein, whose translation MHATTLPGALKRALAAALAVALLAQGCATAPPPPREDIQRDALRDASVPTTWSTGTAAGSGTVADNWVASFGDPQLDQLVAEAIAHNTDLRVAAARMEQAAAQVDIADSRLKPAIGILGRASSKPLSDFIAMAAGAIVRLAWEIDLWGRLRYARNAERAMHDASGADYRYAQQSIAAAVARAWFVAAETNRQKALAKQMADDAQSLVGLADKRRRIGAGSQDEVLVARTSAASYADAARQVDLAHAQALRALEILLGRYPGALIAARDDLPAFPASGTAAGLPVDILSRRPDIIAAEDRVAAAFNRVGEAKASFLPTLSVLLGAGRLESSTNGFEDEARNTRSASAVLNAPIYTGGALTGSLRARNAEQEQAVADYGRLALQAFNEAEDALNGEQILASRESLLAAAATDSRRVVDLQREAYRVGKVDMRTVTQSLLTANATQITLLHVRRERLNQRVDLHLALGGSFDNAPAAAMPAPASQGVGAER comes from the coding sequence ATGCACGCCACGACGCTGCCGGGAGCACTGAAGCGCGCACTGGCCGCGGCACTGGCCGTCGCATTGCTCGCGCAAGGGTGCGCGACAGCACCGCCGCCACCGCGCGAGGACATCCAGCGAGATGCATTGCGCGATGCATCCGTGCCGACCACGTGGTCGACCGGCACAGCCGCAGGCTCCGGCACCGTCGCCGACAACTGGGTTGCGAGCTTCGGCGATCCGCAACTCGACCAGCTCGTGGCCGAAGCGATCGCGCACAACACCGACCTGCGCGTCGCCGCCGCACGCATGGAACAGGCGGCCGCGCAGGTCGACATCGCGGATTCGCGCCTGAAACCCGCGATCGGCATCCTTGGGCGCGCGAGCAGCAAGCCGCTGTCGGATTTCATCGCGATGGCGGCGGGCGCGATCGTCCGCCTGGCGTGGGAAATCGACCTCTGGGGCCGGCTGCGCTACGCGCGCAATGCCGAACGCGCCATGCACGACGCCAGCGGCGCCGACTACCGCTACGCACAGCAGTCGATCGCCGCGGCGGTGGCGCGTGCGTGGTTCGTCGCCGCCGAGACCAATCGACAGAAGGCACTCGCGAAGCAGATGGCGGACGACGCGCAGTCGCTCGTCGGACTGGCCGACAAGCGTCGCCGCATCGGCGCTGGCAGCCAGGACGAGGTCCTCGTCGCGCGAACGAGCGCCGCGAGCTATGCCGACGCCGCACGCCAGGTCGATCTCGCGCACGCGCAGGCCCTGCGCGCACTGGAAATCCTGCTGGGCCGTTATCCCGGCGCCTTGATCGCCGCACGGGACGATTTGCCGGCGTTCCCGGCGAGTGGCACCGCCGCGGGTCTACCGGTCGACATCCTGTCGCGACGTCCGGACATCATCGCCGCGGAAGACCGTGTCGCCGCGGCGTTCAATCGCGTCGGCGAAGCGAAGGCCTCGTTCCTGCCGACGTTGTCCGTCCTGCTGGGCGCTGGACGACTGGAGTCCAGCACCAACGGGTTCGAGGACGAAGCGCGCAATACGCGCAGTGCAAGTGCGGTGCTGAATGCGCCGATCTACACCGGCGGTGCATTGACCGGCTCACTGCGTGCGCGCAACGCCGAGCAGGAGCAGGCCGTGGCCGACTACGGGCGCCTCGCGCTGCAGGCGTTCAACGAAGCGGAGGACGCGCTCAACGGCGAACAGATCCTGGCGTCGCGCGAATCGTTGCTGGCGGCGGCAGCCACCGACAGCCGGCGCGTGGTCGACCTGCAACGTGAGGCTTATCGCGTCGGCAAGGTCGACATGCGCACGGTGACGCAGAGCCTGCTCACCGCGAACGCCACGCAGATCACGCTGCTGCACGTGCGTCGCGAGCGTCTCAACCAGCGCGTCGACCTGCACCTCGCGCTCGGCGGCAGCTTCGACAACGCACCGGCCGCCGCGATGCCCGCGCCCGCATCGCAAGGCGTCGGGGCGGAGCGGTGA
- the cax gene encoding calcium/proton exchanger has protein sequence MKWLLIFVPLAILLEFIVPDRPMLIFAAAAISIVPLAALMAHSTGVLAERYGPGIGGLLNATFGNAAELIITLAALREGLYGMVKAALIGGIIGNILMVLGLSMLAGGIGRQSQRYNAVAASSQATMLTLAVIALIMPAAFRVVAPEDDASLESISLWISVVLIAVYVAYAVFSLVTNRSMFEDDGNSADEPHDSTPASPAHGASTSTRRAAITLGVATLAVVWMSELLVAGIEPTAQALGLSDAFAGVFLLAALGIAAEGATAVVMARGNRMGLSMSIVLGSSVQLALLVAPLLVLLSYVVGPQPMGLVFGGGLVISVLFSVLIVNGVARDGRSDWLRGVQLLAVYLILGSVFYFAPDTSG, from the coding sequence GTGAAGTGGCTACTGATCTTCGTTCCGCTCGCGATCCTGCTCGAATTCATCGTGCCGGACCGGCCGATGCTGATCTTCGCCGCGGCCGCCATCTCGATCGTCCCGCTCGCTGCGCTGATGGCGCACTCCACCGGGGTGCTCGCCGAACGCTACGGGCCCGGCATCGGCGGCCTGCTCAACGCGACCTTCGGCAATGCGGCGGAACTGATCATTACCTTGGCGGCGCTGCGCGAAGGCCTCTACGGCATGGTCAAGGCCGCGCTGATCGGCGGCATCATCGGCAATATCCTGATGGTGCTCGGCCTGTCGATGCTGGCCGGTGGTATCGGCCGGCAATCGCAGCGCTACAACGCGGTGGCCGCGAGTTCGCAGGCCACGATGCTGACGCTTGCGGTGATCGCGCTGATCATGCCGGCCGCGTTCCGTGTCGTGGCGCCGGAAGACGACGCCTCGCTCGAATCGATCAGCCTGTGGATCTCGGTCGTGCTGATCGCCGTCTACGTGGCGTACGCCGTCTTCAGCCTCGTCACCAACCGGTCGATGTTCGAGGACGACGGGAACAGTGCGGACGAACCCCACGACAGCACACCCGCATCGCCGGCGCACGGCGCGTCGACGTCGACCAGACGCGCGGCGATCACGCTCGGCGTCGCGACGCTCGCCGTGGTGTGGATGAGCGAGTTGCTGGTGGCGGGCATCGAGCCGACCGCACAGGCACTGGGACTGTCCGACGCGTTCGCCGGTGTGTTCCTGCTGGCGGCGCTCGGCATCGCGGCGGAAGGGGCGACCGCGGTGGTGATGGCGCGCGGCAACCGCATGGGGCTGTCCATGTCGATCGTGCTGGGCTCCAGCGTGCAGCTCGCGCTGCTGGTGGCACCGCTGCTGGTGCTGCTCAGCTACGTCGTCGGCCCGCAGCCGATGGGCCTCGTGTTCGGGGGCGGCCTCGTGATCAGCGTGCTGTTCTCGGTGCTGATCGTGAACGGCGTGGCGCGCGACGGGCGATCGGACTGGCTGCGCGGCGTGCAACTGCTCGCGGTGTATCTGATCCTCGGCTCGGTCTTCTACTTCGCGCCGGACACGTCGGGGTGA
- a CDS encoding potassium channel family protein, whose product MWRLPSLRGLLHQRRYALLFGLLLASIAIGPLTAEFGIGGGLLDVFLGLTLLATVLPVSSDNARRTTLAVVAIALVLRYAPLRSVSAEAHALSYLLWSVIALLAAYRALRYALSSVPVDADHMLAALSAYLLVGVFCGAVYVAVEAAVPRSLLTAGQPFAHGMSLNDGIYFSFVTLATLGYGDITPVTPIARGLAIFEAIVGQFYLAVLVARLVGLRASAETGDGTRPG is encoded by the coding sequence ATGTGGAGACTCCCGTCGCTCCGTGGGTTGCTGCACCAGCGTCGTTATGCGCTGCTGTTCGGCTTGCTGCTCGCATCGATCGCGATCGGGCCGCTCACCGCGGAATTCGGCATCGGCGGCGGATTGCTGGACGTCTTTCTCGGGCTGACGTTGCTCGCAACGGTGTTGCCCGTGTCGTCGGACAACGCACGTCGGACCACGCTCGCGGTGGTCGCGATCGCGCTGGTTCTGCGCTATGCGCCGCTTCGGTCTGTCTCCGCCGAGGCGCACGCGCTGAGCTACCTGCTGTGGAGTGTGATCGCACTGCTCGCGGCGTACCGCGCACTTCGTTACGCGCTGTCGAGCGTACCCGTCGATGCGGACCACATGCTCGCCGCGCTCAGTGCCTACCTGCTAGTGGGCGTGTTCTGCGGGGCGGTCTATGTCGCGGTCGAAGCCGCGGTGCCGCGCTCGCTGCTCACTGCAGGCCAGCCGTTCGCGCACGGCATGTCGCTCAACGACGGCATCTATTTCAGTTTCGTCACCCTCGCGACGCTCGGCTACGGCGACATCACGCCGGTCACGCCGATCGCGCGCGGGCTGGCCATATTCGAAGCGATCGTCGGGCAGTTCTACCTGGCCGTGCTGGTAGCGCGGCTGGTGGGATTGCGGGCGTCCGCGGAGACGGGTGATGGCACGCGCCCGGGTTGA
- a CDS encoding HlyD family secretion protein, whose amino-acid sequence MEVILLLIYSFFVWLVFFKFKWLPWNFVSQVIVVTIPIIGLTLLILFLNIVAPSSSDVRVMNYVVQVIPRAMGKVTSVPVQPNRPVKKGDVLFTIDSTPYQQDLAALEAKEPELVAKLSSAQAYSRELRAELESAQSTRSSLAAKLDLARKRVGQTHDLATTGAGTHFDYEQAQTDAKALQADLLMNDANVAQVQQKLSATTHKGELSEVAQARAALEQLRAQIVHARWMLDQTTVYAPADGAVINLQLREGSYASNLPLVPVMSFVENEQWVIAMYSQNELRYVKPGDEAEITLKTFPNRIIKCKVDSIVWASGTGQLPLGGVLPPTAQAPLPGQTAQMTGAAGPARYAVRLIPVGRDTHTFLPMGAAGQGAIYTDHIELIQVVRRIILRVSTKLDWLVLKLH is encoded by the coding sequence ATGGAAGTCATCCTCCTCCTGATCTATTCGTTCTTCGTCTGGCTGGTCTTCTTCAAGTTCAAGTGGCTGCCGTGGAACTTCGTCAGCCAGGTGATCGTGGTGACGATCCCGATCATCGGCCTGACGCTGCTGATCCTCTTCCTCAACATCGTCGCGCCGTCATCGTCCGACGTGCGCGTCATGAACTACGTCGTGCAGGTCATCCCGCGTGCGATGGGCAAGGTGACGTCGGTGCCGGTGCAACCGAACCGGCCGGTCAAGAAGGGCGATGTGCTGTTCACCATCGACTCGACGCCGTACCAGCAGGATCTGGCCGCGCTCGAAGCCAAGGAACCCGAGCTGGTGGCGAAGCTCTCCAGCGCCCAGGCGTACTCGCGCGAGCTGCGCGCCGAACTGGAATCCGCGCAGTCGACGCGCAGCTCGCTCGCCGCGAAGCTGGATCTCGCACGCAAGCGTGTGGGCCAGACGCACGACCTCGCCACCACCGGTGCCGGCACGCACTTCGACTACGAGCAGGCGCAGACCGACGCGAAGGCGCTGCAGGCGGACCTGCTGATGAACGATGCGAACGTCGCCCAGGTGCAGCAGAAGCTGTCGGCGACGACGCACAAAGGCGAGCTCTCGGAAGTCGCGCAGGCGCGCGCGGCGCTGGAGCAGCTGCGCGCGCAGATCGTCCATGCACGCTGGATGCTGGACCAGACCACGGTCTATGCGCCCGCCGATGGCGCCGTCATCAACCTGCAGCTGCGGGAAGGTTCCTACGCCAGCAACCTGCCGCTCGTGCCGGTGATGTCGTTCGTCGAGAACGAGCAGTGGGTCATCGCCATGTATTCGCAGAACGAACTGCGCTATGTGAAGCCGGGCGACGAAGCGGAGATCACGCTCAAGACCTTCCCGAACCGCATCATCAAATGCAAGGTCGATTCCATCGTCTGGGCGTCGGGCACCGGCCAGTTGCCACTGGGGGGCGTGCTCCCACCGACCGCGCAGGCACCGCTGCCGGGACAGACCGCGCAGATGACCGGCGCCGCCGGACCCGCACGCTACGCGGTGCGACTCATTCCCGTCGGGCGCGATACCCATACGTTCCTGCCGATGGGCGCAGCAGGACAGGGCGCGATCTATACCGACCACATCGAGCTGATCCAGGTCGTGCGTCGCATCATCCTGCGCGTCTCGACCAAGCTCGACTGGCTCGTCCTCAAACTGCATTGA